Proteins encoded within one genomic window of Bacillus sp. F19:
- the ybeY gene encoding rRNA maturation RNase YbeY, whose protein sequence is MIIDMEDETELLTEEQLEMVESLLQHAAEAERVAQDAELSVTFVDNEKIKEINRDYRSKDQVTDVISFAMEEQGEGEVSIVGVDMPPVLGDIIISVPRASEQAEEYGHSFTRELGFLAVHGLLHLLGYDHMTEEDEKKMFGKQKEILDAYGLKREI, encoded by the coding sequence ATGATTATTGATATGGAAGATGAAACAGAATTGCTGACAGAAGAACAGCTTGAAATGGTTGAATCGCTGCTTCAGCACGCAGCTGAAGCAGAACGCGTTGCACAGGACGCTGAGCTGTCTGTTACATTTGTTGACAATGAAAAAATTAAAGAAATCAATCGGGATTACCGCAGCAAAGATCAGGTTACAGATGTCATATCTTTCGCCATGGAAGAACAGGGGGAAGGGGAAGTTTCAATTGTAGGGGTGGACATGCCTCCGGTTTTAGGAGATATTATTATATCTGTCCCCCGTGCATCTGAGCAGGCTGAGGAATATGGTCATTCCTTTACAAGAGAGCTTGGCTTCCTGGCTGTTCACGGTCTGCTTCATTTGCTTGGCTATGATCATATGACAGAGGAAGATGAGAAAAAAATGTTTGGAAAACAAAAAGAAATCCTGGATGCATATGGGCTCAAAAGAGAGATCTGA
- a CDS encoding cytidine deaminase, which produces MNSEQLIKEAKAAREMAYVPYSKFQVGAALLTKDGKVYRGCNIENASYGMTNCAERTALFKAVSEGDKEFAAIAIVADTEGPVSPCGACRQVISELCPKDMKVILTNLNGEVKEWTVADLLPGAFSAEDLHE; this is translated from the coding sequence TTGAACTCAGAACAACTCATCAAAGAAGCAAAAGCAGCACGCGAAATGGCATATGTTCCTTATTCCAAATTCCAGGTTGGGGCTGCTCTATTAACGAAAGACGGAAAAGTATACAGAGGCTGCAACATTGAAAACGCCTCATACGGCATGACAAATTGTGCTGAACGAACAGCGTTATTTAAAGCTGTTTCAGAAGGCGACAAAGAGTTTGCTGCAATCGCGATTGTTGCTGATACAGAGGGTCCTGTTTCACCGTGCGGAGCCTGCAGACAGGTGATTTCTGAACTTTGTCCAAAGGATATGAAGGTCATCCTGACAAATTTGAATGGTGAAGTAAAAGAATGGACAGTGGCAGATTTATTGCCCGGGGCATTTTCAGCGGAGGATCTTCATGAATAG
- the recO gene encoding DNA repair protein RecO, with product MLQKCEGIVIRTNDYGETNKIVTIYTRELGKVGVMARGAKKPNSRLTSSTQLFTYGYFLFQKSSGLGGLQQGETISSMRGIREDIFLTAYASYAAELLDKSTEQNEPNPFLFELFSQTLQLLNEGVDPDVLLFIFEMKIVNVLGLYPQLDSCVNCSSKDGTFHFSIRENGFICHRCFGADPYRLQISQATAKLLRLFYYFDLERLGKVTVKPETKAELKLVIDSYYSEYSGIFLKSKKFLDQMESLKGKLT from the coding sequence TTGCTTCAAAAGTGCGAAGGCATTGTCATTAGAACAAATGATTACGGTGAAACTAATAAAATTGTGACTATTTATACCCGTGAACTTGGGAAGGTGGGGGTAATGGCTAGAGGGGCAAAAAAGCCTAATAGCCGGTTAACCTCTTCCACTCAGTTATTCACATACGGGTATTTCTTATTTCAGAAGTCTTCCGGACTAGGAGGGCTGCAGCAGGGCGAGACCATTTCTTCGATGAGGGGGATCAGGGAAGATATCTTTCTGACGGCATATGCTTCATATGCAGCAGAATTGCTTGATAAAAGCACAGAGCAGAATGAGCCTAATCCCTTTCTTTTTGAATTGTTCAGCCAGACCCTTCAGCTCCTGAATGAAGGCGTGGATCCTGATGTCCTGCTTTTTATTTTTGAGATGAAAATCGTGAATGTTCTCGGGTTATACCCGCAGCTTGATTCATGCGTAAACTGCAGCAGCAAGGATGGAACCTTTCATTTCTCGATAAGAGAAAACGGTTTTATCTGTCACAGATGCTTCGGGGCCGATCCGTACAGGCTGCAGATTTCTCAGGCTACCGCTAAATTATTGCGTTTATTTTATTATTTTGATCTAGAAAGGCTGGGAAAAGTAACTGTAAAGCCTGAAACAAAAGCTGAGCTTAAATTGGTGATTGATTCCTATTACAGCGAATACTCAGGCATATTTCTAAAGTCAAAAAAATTTTTAGATCAGATGGAATCATTAAAAGGGAAACTGACATAA
- a CDS encoding YqzL family protein yields MLDFTWKVFIQTGNIDTYLLFKELEKDTGDGPDSQDHELAEADFPIS; encoded by the coding sequence ATGTTGGATTTTACCTGGAAAGTCTTTATTCAAACAGGTAATATTGATACCTATCTTCTTTTTAAGGAACTGGAAAAAGATACAGGTGACGGACCCGATTCACAAGATCATGAGCTGGCGGAAGCTGACTTTCCAATTTCGTGA
- the glyQ gene encoding glycine--tRNA ligase subunit alpha: MNIQDMIVTLQKHWSDHGCILMQAYDTEKGAGTMSPYTFLKAIGPEPWRVAYVEPSRRPADGRYGENPNRLYQHHQFQVIIKPSPDNIQELYLDSLKALGIDPLKHDIRFVEDNWENPSLGCAGLGWEVWLDGMEITQFTYFQQVGGIECKPVSVEITYGIERLASYIQDKENVFDLEWTDGFTVRDIFLMPEFEHSKYTFETSNADMLFNLFSIYEKEAHRQMDEGLVHPAYDYVLKCSHTFNLLDARGAISVTERTGYIGRVRNLARKVAKTFYDEREKLGFPMLKKEEAKTDE, from the coding sequence TTGAATATTCAAGACATGATAGTAACATTGCAAAAGCATTGGTCAGATCACGGCTGTATTTTAATGCAGGCCTATGATACTGAAAAAGGAGCAGGAACGATGAGTCCGTACACGTTCCTGAAGGCAATAGGTCCTGAGCCGTGGAGAGTGGCGTATGTAGAACCGTCCCGCCGTCCTGCTGATGGCCGTTACGGGGAAAACCCAAACCGCCTTTATCAGCATCATCAATTTCAGGTTATCATAAAGCCGTCTCCTGATAATATACAGGAATTGTATTTGGATTCATTAAAAGCTCTGGGCATTGATCCGCTGAAACATGATATCCGATTTGTTGAAGATAACTGGGAGAACCCTTCACTTGGCTGTGCGGGACTTGGCTGGGAAGTCTGGCTTGATGGAATGGAAATTACTCAGTTTACCTATTTTCAGCAAGTGGGCGGAATTGAGTGCAAACCCGTATCTGTTGAAATCACATATGGCATTGAACGCCTTGCTTCCTACATCCAGGATAAAGAAAATGTATTTGACTTAGAATGGACAGATGGATTTACCGTTCGCGATATTTTCTTGATGCCTGAATTTGAGCATTCAAAATACACGTTTGAAACGTCAAACGCTGATATGCTGTTTAATCTATTTTCGATCTATGAAAAAGAAGCGCATCGACAAATGGACGAAGGACTCGTTCATCCTGCTTATGACTATGTTTTAAAATGCTCCCATACATTTAACCTCCTTGATGCTAGAGGAGCCATTTCTGTAACAGAGAGAACAGGATACATTGGACGTGTAAGAAACTTAGCAAGGAAAGTGGCAAAAACGTTTTATGATGAAAGAGAAAAACTGGGATTTCCAATGCTGAAAAAAGAGGAGGCTAAAACAGATGAGTAA
- the yqfD gene encoding sporulation protein YqfD, producing the protein MKNQWTHFFYGVIKVTITGRGTERFINDCIRKDVPVWNVRREEGAVSFFIRLKDVHAIRAAARKNECKCSLKKVSGLPFLIQKSLKNSGFVIGFALFFTVILLLSNMIWGIDIKGAKPSTEHLIKKELDAMGVKVGKLQFFTLDPDSIQKNLTNNIKELTWVGVELKGTNYHFEVVEKNEPEKITYSSPQHIVARKKSIITKMYVEKGQPAVSINEHVKKGQLLVSGIIGNENNQQKVAAKAEILGETWYRSEVEVPIHTTFNVFSGDDKRKYYLELGSWQLQVWGFKQDMFKDFEVEEDIRSVKFLNWDLPIGYGKKIYREKEVVKRSYTNEEARTAALELGKKELLNELGEEAEIKGQKVLHQTNENGKVKLTVLYQVIENIVKTTPIVQGD; encoded by the coding sequence AAAGGTTTATTAACGACTGCATCAGGAAGGACGTACCTGTATGGAATGTAAGAAGAGAAGAGGGGGCGGTCTCTTTTTTTATTCGTCTTAAAGATGTACATGCCATTCGGGCTGCGGCACGTAAAAATGAATGCAAATGCTCATTGAAGAAAGTGTCCGGCTTGCCTTTTCTTATTCAGAAATCCTTGAAAAACAGCGGTTTTGTCATTGGATTTGCACTATTTTTTACCGTTATTCTTCTTTTATCCAACATGATTTGGGGAATTGATATAAAGGGAGCAAAGCCTAGCACGGAGCACCTTATAAAAAAAGAGCTTGATGCAATGGGTGTGAAGGTTGGGAAATTGCAGTTCTTTACTCTTGATCCTGATTCCATTCAAAAAAACCTGACAAACAATATCAAAGAGCTTACTTGGGTTGGTGTAGAGCTAAAGGGCACAAATTATCATTTTGAGGTTGTTGAGAAAAATGAACCGGAAAAAATCACGTATTCAAGTCCGCAGCATATCGTTGCAAGGAAAAAATCGATTATTACTAAAATGTACGTTGAAAAAGGACAGCCTGCGGTATCTATTAATGAGCATGTAAAAAAAGGACAGCTGCTTGTTTCGGGAATAATAGGCAATGAGAATAATCAGCAAAAAGTGGCAGCGAAAGCAGAGATACTGGGTGAGACATGGTACCGTTCTGAAGTGGAAGTGCCTATTCATACAACGTTTAATGTTTTTTCTGGAGATGACAAACGCAAGTATTACTTAGAACTTGGGTCATGGCAGCTTCAGGTGTGGGGATTTAAGCAGGACATGTTTAAAGACTTTGAAGTGGAGGAAGATATAAGATCAGTTAAATTTCTGAATTGGGACCTGCCAATTGGATACGGTAAAAAAATCTACCGCGAAAAAGAAGTTGTTAAACGCAGTTACACAAACGAGGAAGCACGGACAGCTGCCCTTGAACTAGGCAAAAAAGAATTATTGAATGAATTGGGAGAAGAAGCAGAAATAAAGGGTCAAAAAGTTTTGCACCAGACGAACGAGAATGGTAAAGTAAAACTAACAGTGCTCTACCAAGTTATAGAAAATATCGTAAAAACTACACCAATTGTTCAGGGAGATTAA
- a CDS encoding diacylglycerol kinase family protein, with product MGSKERSERERFIRSFSYAWDGIKSTFGSERNFQIHTVICILVTAAAFFYHITLTEWLIVLFLMGGMLSLELMNTAVERLVDLVTAEYHPLAKAAKDAAAGAVLIYAVLAVIIGLIIFIPKIL from the coding sequence ATGGGCTCAAAAGAGAGATCTGAGCGGGAACGTTTCATTAGAAGCTTTTCCTATGCGTGGGATGGGATAAAGAGCACATTTGGATCTGAGCGTAATTTTCAAATACATACCGTCATTTGTATTCTAGTTACAGCTGCAGCCTTCTTTTATCATATCACTCTCACTGAATGGCTTATCGTCCTTTTCTTAATGGGGGGAATGCTGTCGCTTGAGCTGATGAACACGGCCGTAGAACGGCTTGTGGACCTTGTCACGGCAGAATATCATCCGCTGGCAAAAGCAGCTAAAGATGCTGCAGCCGGTGCAGTTTTGATTTATGCAGTGCTAGCAGTTATTATAGGGTTAATCATCTTTATCCCTAAAATTTTATAA
- a CDS encoding PhoH family protein — translation MPEELVTINQQLENPNEAIALFGNNDAHLKRMEDELNVSIVTRGEAVYVSGDPDSVQIVNDVLKSLLVLIRKGITISERDVLYGIEMAKRLKLDEFEALYVDEISKDARGKSIRVKTLGQRHYISSIRNKDLVFGIGPAGTGKTYLAVVMAVSALKNNSVKKIILTRPAVEAGESLGFLPGDLKEKVDPYLRPLYDALHDVLGMEHTQRLIERGTIEIAPLAYMRGRTLDDAFVILDEAQNTTPAQMKMFLTRLGFGSKMVITGDITQVDLPKGVKSGLAAAKETLSSVSGIAFNELQQSDVVRHPLVAKIIEAYDQTK, via the coding sequence ATGCCAGAAGAACTAGTTACGATAAATCAGCAATTAGAAAACCCAAATGAAGCGATTGCCCTGTTTGGAAATAATGATGCACATTTAAAGCGTATGGAAGATGAACTGAACGTCTCCATTGTAACGAGAGGCGAAGCAGTTTACGTATCCGGGGACCCTGACAGTGTTCAGATCGTTAATGATGTATTGAAGTCACTGTTAGTCCTGATCCGCAAAGGAATCACCATCAGTGAACGTGACGTTTTATACGGAATTGAAATGGCAAAACGCTTAAAACTTGATGAATTTGAAGCATTATATGTAGATGAGATCAGCAAAGACGCCCGCGGGAAATCAATCAGGGTTAAAACTCTTGGACAAAGACATTATATCTCTTCTATCAGGAATAAAGATCTTGTCTTTGGTATTGGACCTGCAGGAACAGGAAAAACATATTTAGCCGTTGTCATGGCAGTGAGTGCATTAAAGAATAACAGCGTTAAAAAAATTATTTTAACCAGACCTGCGGTAGAAGCCGGAGAAAGCCTTGGATTCCTTCCAGGGGATCTTAAAGAAAAAGTGGATCCTTATTTACGGCCTCTATACGATGCTTTGCATGATGTACTTGGAATGGAGCACACGCAAAGATTAATTGAAAGAGGAACAATAGAAATTGCTCCTCTAGCCTACATGAGAGGCAGAACGCTTGATGACGCTTTTGTTATTTTGGATGAGGCCCAGAATACGACACCAGCGCAAATGAAGATGTTTTTGACGAGGCTTGGGTTTGGATCAAAAATGGTCATTACAGGAGACATTACTCAGGTAGACCTGCCAAAAGGCGTTAAATCAGGACTTGCTGCCGCAAAAGAAACTTTAAGTTCTGTCAGCGGCATTGCTTTTAACGAACTGCAGCAATCAGATGTTGTTCGCCACCCGCTGGTTGCGAAAATCATCGAAGCATATGATCAGACGAAGTGA
- the era gene encoding GTPase Era — MNRNEPEYKSGFVSIIGRPNVGKSTFLNRVIGQKIAIMSDKPQTTRNKIQGVYTTNESQIVFIDTPGIHKPKHKLGDFMMKVAQNTLKEVDVVLFMINAEEGYGRGDEFIIEKLQHTKTPVFLIINKIDQIHPDQLLPLIDQYRAYYPFKEIIPISALQGNNVDTLLEQIESYLPAGPQYYPADQVTDHPERFIISELIREKVLHLTREEIPHSVAVVIDAIERRDNNQSIYVSATVIVERDSQKGIVIGKQGKMLKEVGQRARVDIEALLGTKVFLELWVKVQKDWRNKMTQLRDFGFREDEY, encoded by the coding sequence ATGAATAGAAATGAACCTGAATACAAATCCGGATTTGTCTCCATCATTGGAAGACCAAATGTAGGGAAATCAACGTTCCTTAATCGGGTGATTGGCCAAAAGATTGCGATTATGAGTGACAAACCTCAGACTACACGCAATAAAATACAAGGCGTATATACAACAAATGAATCTCAAATTGTTTTCATAGATACACCAGGAATACACAAACCAAAGCACAAGCTCGGTGACTTCATGATGAAAGTGGCGCAAAACACGTTAAAAGAAGTAGATGTTGTTTTGTTCATGATCAATGCAGAGGAAGGATACGGCCGCGGCGATGAATTTATCATTGAAAAACTGCAGCACACAAAAACACCTGTATTTCTGATCATCAATAAAATCGATCAGATTCATCCTGATCAATTGCTCCCATTAATTGATCAATATCGGGCTTATTATCCATTTAAAGAAATCATTCCAATCTCTGCGCTGCAGGGAAACAATGTCGATACGCTTCTTGAACAGATTGAATCCTATTTGCCTGCAGGTCCTCAATACTATCCTGCAGATCAAGTAACAGATCATCCTGAGAGATTTATTATCTCTGAATTGATCCGCGAGAAGGTGCTTCATTTAACCAGGGAAGAAATTCCTCATTCAGTTGCTGTTGTTATTGATGCTATTGAGAGACGGGACAATAACCAGTCTATTTATGTCAGCGCAACGGTCATTGTTGAACGTGATTCACAAAAAGGAATTGTCATCGGCAAGCAGGGGAAAATGCTGAAAGAAGTGGGACAGAGAGCTCGAGTCGACATTGAGGCGCTGCTTGGCACTAAAGTCTTTCTCGAGCTGTGGGTAAAAGTTCAAAAGGATTGGCGCAATAAGATGACTCAGCTTCGCGATTTCGGATTTAGAGAAGATGAATATTAA
- a CDS encoding HD family phosphohydrolase yields MKTKLKPKFSQLIENIKNYKFIHISMYIMLAAVIFVSLYSNVKPETIDVELFTYSDQTIIAPTQADDTYETDNKRQEAYDAVEDEYVLRKDYVVNRVEVITSIFDFVKETNKEAADEIKLQNENVTEGEEAYSISEDEKLKRLKDKLTSDIREKIPDDAFRALLDSSDNELAIAKDAIITAVNRVMSNEIPLQKQDEAKDLVEEDLKSSNLRADLSNAAVQLGRYAVIANYVFDLDATEEKKQQAYDDVKEVQIKQGQILVEEGGYISRDIYRKLDLVGLLDNQLALKPFAGLMLIILLIIATLIYYFEAPDKPSERKNHSLILYVLIFSITILLIKIISFFQEIDYSNVGYLVPVAMGAMLIKLLLHERLAILTSIIFAVCGSIIFNEGVTGTFNFTIGVYFLFGSIAGVLFLNEQNVRFRILQTGLFVALINILIITSILLMQNGSYSNIELGSYFIMALASGLVSSVLTIGFMPFFETGFGILSTMKLIELSNPNHPLLRKILTETPGTYHHSVMVANLSEAACEAIGANGLLARVGAYYHDIGKTKRPQYFIENQMNIENPHDKLSPQLSKNVIISHVSDGAELLRRHKMPKEFVDIAEQHHGTTLLKFFYHKAKQNHPDIYEEEFRYPGPKPQTKEIAIISIADSVEAAVRSMSSPTPDKIEKLIRGIITDRLQDHQLNECDLTLRELDIIAKSFSETLKGIFHSRIEYPEISKQKVKQA; encoded by the coding sequence ATGAAAACGAAGCTAAAGCCTAAATTTAGTCAGCTAATCGAAAATATAAAGAATTATAAATTTATACATATATCGATGTATATCATGCTTGCCGCGGTTATTTTTGTCTCGCTTTACAGCAATGTAAAGCCGGAAACGATTGATGTTGAACTTTTCACTTATTCCGATCAAACGATCATTGCCCCAACACAGGCAGATGATACCTATGAAACGGACAACAAGCGCCAGGAAGCCTATGACGCAGTTGAAGATGAATATGTTTTAAGAAAAGACTATGTCGTAAATAGAGTAGAAGTTATAACATCCATTTTTGATTTTGTAAAAGAAACAAATAAAGAGGCAGCAGATGAAATAAAACTGCAGAATGAAAATGTCACAGAAGGTGAAGAAGCCTATTCTATTTCAGAAGATGAAAAGCTTAAACGTTTAAAGGACAAGCTTACTTCGGATATTAGAGAAAAAATTCCTGATGATGCCTTCAGGGCGCTGCTGGACTCTTCAGACAATGAATTGGCCATTGCAAAAGATGCAATCATTACGGCCGTTAATCGCGTAATGAGCAATGAAATTCCCCTTCAGAAACAGGATGAAGCAAAGGACCTTGTCGAAGAAGATCTTAAGTCTTCTAATCTGCGGGCTGACTTATCAAATGCAGCTGTTCAGCTTGGGAGATACGCGGTGATTGCAAACTATGTATTTGATCTTGATGCAACGGAAGAAAAAAAGCAGCAGGCTTATGATGATGTGAAAGAAGTGCAGATTAAACAAGGCCAGATTCTCGTTGAAGAAGGCGGTTACATCAGCAGAGACATCTACCGGAAGCTTGATCTTGTCGGGCTTCTCGATAATCAGCTGGCACTAAAGCCGTTTGCAGGACTAATGCTGATTATTCTTTTAATTATTGCAACACTGATTTATTATTTTGAAGCACCTGATAAGCCTTCAGAGAGAAAAAATCACTCTCTTATTCTTTACGTTTTAATTTTCAGCATTACGATCCTGCTCATTAAAATTATCAGTTTCTTCCAGGAAATTGATTATTCGAATGTAGGATATCTGGTTCCGGTTGCAATGGGCGCCATGCTTATTAAGCTTCTTCTTCACGAGAGGCTTGCCATTTTAACGAGTATAATTTTTGCCGTCTGCGGCAGTATTATCTTTAATGAAGGCGTTACGGGTACATTCAATTTTACAATCGGCGTGTATTTCCTGTTTGGAAGTATAGCGGGAGTCTTATTTCTGAATGAGCAAAATGTCCGTTTCAGAATTCTTCAGACTGGATTATTTGTAGCCTTGATAAATATCCTTATCATTACTTCTATCCTATTAATGCAAAATGGAAGCTATTCAAACATTGAACTCGGCTCATACTTTATCATGGCACTTGCATCTGGACTTGTGTCGTCTGTTTTGACTATCGGATTTATGCCGTTTTTTGAAACGGGGTTTGGAATACTGTCTACAATGAAATTAATTGAATTATCGAATCCAAATCATCCGCTTCTCCGCAAAATATTAACTGAAACACCGGGCACATACCATCATAGTGTCATGGTTGCCAACTTATCAGAGGCAGCTTGTGAAGCAATTGGGGCGAATGGCCTTCTTGCTCGTGTGGGAGCCTATTACCATGATATTGGCAAAACAAAACGGCCTCAGTATTTTATCGAAAATCAGATGAATATTGAAAATCCGCATGATAAATTGTCGCCGCAGTTAAGCAAGAATGTCATTATTTCTCATGTGTCAGATGGTGCAGAGCTTCTACGCAGGCACAAAATGCCTAAGGAATTTGTAGATATAGCCGAACAGCATCACGGAACAACGTTATTGAAGTTTTTCTATCATAAAGCTAAACAAAATCATCCTGATATTTATGAAGAGGAGTTTCGATACCCGGGACCTAAACCACAGACGAAAGAGATCGCGATTATCTCAATAGCTGACAGTGTTGAGGCTGCAGTGAGATCCATGTCGAGTCCAACTCCTGATAAAATTGAAAAGCTTATTCGGGGCATTATAACAGACAGACTTCAGGATCATCAGCTTAACGAATGTGATTTAACGCTCAGAGAGCTAGATATTATTGCAAAATCATTCAGTGAAACATTAAAAGGTATTTTTCATTCCAGAATCGAATATCCTGAAATTTCAAAACAGAAGGTGAAACAAGCATGA